From the Rhodococcus sp. NBC_00297 genome, one window contains:
- a CDS encoding histone-like nucleoid-structuring protein Lsr2 produces the protein MAKKVVVQLVDDIDRTPLEDDGEHITFAVDGTHYEIDLGPDNAAEFRRVLGYYIEHAAKVSAGTHSGRRSTKPMGRRSPEQTRAVREWAVDAGFTVSSRGRIPSEVQSAYDAAH, from the coding sequence ATGGCGAAGAAGGTCGTTGTTCAGCTGGTCGACGACATCGACAGAACACCTCTCGAGGACGACGGCGAACACATCACGTTCGCGGTCGACGGCACGCACTACGAGATCGACCTCGGGCCCGACAATGCCGCCGAGTTCCGACGTGTTCTGGGCTATTACATCGAGCACGCGGCGAAGGTGTCGGCCGGAACGCACAGCGGACGACGCAGCACGAAACCGATGGGACGACGCAGTCCCGAACAGACCAGGGCCGTGCGCGAATGGGCCGTGGACGCGGGATTCACGGTGTCGAGCCGCGGGCGCATTCCCTCCGAGGTGCAGAGCGCGTACGACGCAGCGCACTGA
- a CDS encoding N-acetylmuramoyl-L-alanine amidase, translated as MRSSVARHCGVSILAVALVSVAVPPGAAAIPVTPDAPLAGTVIFLDPGHQGTGHEENLAAQVDDGRGGTKDCQTSGMTALGGTPEHTIVWDVSQLVASRLESLGAEIVLSRPDDTGWGGCITDRARAASASGAAVAVSVHADSTSLRSDDAHHGFHVIVPALPVPSADVDEVQSGEGRRASTAMRDAYERAGFTPANYAGVDGLQVRSDVAAPALTTVPVVFLEMGNGSNPSDAAELESAEGRASHAAAIATGIVDFVAGRPEAGR; from the coding sequence ATGCGATCGTCGGTTGCACGACACTGTGGTGTCTCGATCCTCGCGGTCGCACTGGTCTCCGTGGCGGTCCCGCCGGGGGCCGCTGCGATCCCGGTGACACCGGACGCACCGCTCGCGGGCACCGTGATCTTCCTCGATCCCGGACACCAGGGAACGGGCCACGAGGAGAACCTCGCAGCGCAGGTGGACGACGGCCGGGGCGGTACGAAGGACTGCCAGACGAGCGGGATGACGGCGCTCGGCGGAACGCCGGAACACACCATCGTCTGGGACGTGTCGCAACTGGTGGCCTCGCGCCTCGAGAGTCTGGGTGCCGAGATCGTGCTGAGCCGGCCGGACGACACGGGATGGGGTGGGTGCATCACCGACCGTGCGCGAGCGGCGAGTGCATCGGGCGCCGCGGTGGCGGTGAGTGTTCACGCCGACTCCACCTCACTCCGGTCCGACGACGCGCATCACGGATTCCACGTCATCGTCCCGGCGCTGCCGGTGCCGTCCGCCGACGTCGACGAGGTGCAGTCCGGTGAGGGACGGCGTGCATCCACCGCCATGCGGGACGCGTACGAGCGAGCCGGATTCACACCGGCGAACTATGCGGGGGTGGACGGGCTGCAGGTGCGATCCGACGTGGCCGCCCCCGCTCTCACGACCGTCCCCGTCGTCTTCCTCGAGATGGGCAACGGGTCGAACCCGTCGGATGCCGCAGAGCTCGAGAGTGCTGAGGGTCGCGCGTCCCATGCGGCGGCGATCGCGACCGGGATCGTGGATTTCGTGGCGGGAAGGCCGGAGGCCGGTCGGTGA
- a CDS encoding CobW family GTP-binding protein: MSRSAVPVVLVAGYLGSGKTTLLNHLLRRNHGIRIGVVVNDFGAVDIDSMLVAGQVDSMITLGNGCLCCAVDTEDLDEMFGALTATSAAVDAIVVEASGVAEPRTLIRMVVASTDSRIRYGGMVMVVDALHVLESTARHQHLAQHLGLADLVVVNKADAVGPGRIDEVLTLVRDAAPAAPTVVTSHGAVDVSLLLDPPKRPDDEPRQLALDDLLREQDDPHDHLHASYETFSVETSDCLDPRAFFEFLENPPPGLYRSKGFVRFGRGAARFVVQTVGVHIDVETASSRGDTALVFIGSGLDVAAARSRIEAMIRTESATDAESLVVHRFLRTGDR; this comes from the coding sequence GTGTCTCGCAGCGCTGTTCCGGTCGTTCTCGTCGCCGGGTACCTCGGATCCGGTAAGACGACGTTGCTCAACCATCTCCTCCGCCGAAATCACGGCATTCGAATCGGTGTGGTGGTCAACGACTTCGGCGCCGTGGACATCGACTCGATGCTGGTCGCCGGGCAGGTCGACTCGATGATCACCCTGGGCAACGGCTGTCTGTGTTGCGCCGTCGACACCGAGGATCTCGACGAGATGTTCGGAGCCCTCACCGCGACCAGTGCCGCCGTCGACGCGATCGTCGTCGAGGCCAGCGGTGTGGCGGAGCCGCGTACTCTCATCAGGATGGTCGTCGCGAGCACCGACTCGCGGATCCGGTACGGCGGCATGGTGATGGTCGTGGACGCCCTGCACGTGCTCGAGTCGACGGCCCGGCACCAGCACCTCGCTCAGCATCTCGGTCTCGCCGACCTGGTGGTGGTGAACAAAGCGGATGCGGTGGGACCCGGACGCATCGACGAGGTGCTCACGCTGGTGCGCGACGCGGCTCCCGCTGCCCCAACGGTGGTGACGTCGCACGGAGCCGTGGACGTGTCGCTCCTTCTCGATCCGCCGAAGCGGCCCGACGACGAGCCCCGGCAACTCGCCCTCGACGATCTGTTGCGGGAGCAGGACGATCCCCACGACCACCTGCACGCGAGTTACGAGACGTTCAGCGTCGAGACCAGCGACTGCCTCGATCCGCGGGCGTTCTTCGAGTTCCTCGAGAACCCGCCGCCGGGGCTGTACAGATCCAAGGGATTTGTTCGATTCGGACGTGGCGCGGCGCGATTCGTCGTCCAGACGGTCGGCGTCCACATCGACGTCGAGACCGCCTCGTCCCGCGGAGACACCGCACTGGTCTTCATCGGCTCGGGACTCGACGTCGCGGCGGCGCGTTCCCGGATCGAGGCGATGATCCGCACCGAGAGTGCGACCGACGCAGAGTCACTCGTGGTGCACAGGTTCCTGCGCACCGGCGACCGCTAG
- a CDS encoding molybdenum cofactor biosynthesis protein MoaE, with translation MTTVLARISSDPIDPGEVSDAVSGPEHGAVLVFWGVVRDHDHGESVSALEYRAHPDAEKFLRRCCEDAAASSGLPTAAVHRVGDLTIGDTALVAAVASPHRAEAFAALQALVDRIKTEVPIWKRQQFPGGTSEWVGL, from the coding sequence ATGACAACGGTTCTCGCCCGGATCTCGAGCGATCCGATCGATCCGGGGGAGGTCTCCGACGCCGTCTCGGGTCCTGAACACGGTGCCGTGCTGGTGTTCTGGGGAGTCGTCCGCGACCACGACCACGGCGAGTCGGTGTCGGCACTCGAGTACCGAGCCCACCCCGACGCCGAGAAGTTCCTGCGTCGCTGCTGCGAGGACGCGGCCGCGTCGTCCGGCCTGCCGACGGCGGCCGTGCACCGCGTCGGCGACCTGACGATCGGTGACACCGCTCTCGTCGCCGCGGTCGCGTCTCCCCATCGCGCCGAAGCATTCGCAGCGTTGCAGGCGTTGGTCGATCGCATCAAGACCGAGGTGCCGATCTGGAAGCGCCAGCAGTTCCCCGGCGGCACCAGCGAGTGGGTGGGGCTCTAG
- the moaCB gene encoding bifunctional molybdenum cofactor biosynthesis protein MoaC/MoaB → MNDSSAAHSSGSSSTGLSHLDSDGRARMVDVSGKSETTRTAVAAGSLRTTRDVIALVRADGMPKADVLSTARIAGIAGAKRTSDLIPLCHPLPLSSVAVSFGFTDDTITIEATAVTTGRTGVEMEALTAVSIAGLTLHDMVKAVDPAASIESVRLIRKEGGKRGVWTRDDHQPDTSSTATPLGDRTAVVVVASTGGAAGTREDTTGPRIVSWLGDRGFDVRGPLVVADADVAAGLRDALTGGPALIISTGGTGVSPTDATPDATRPLLDRELPGVAEEIRRTGLAATVHASISRGLVGVAGKTVIVNLPGSPGGVKDGLTVLDPIVDHLVAQVRGGGAHE, encoded by the coding sequence GTGAACGATTCATCCGCTGCGCACTCATCCGGGAGTTCCTCCACTGGGCTCTCGCACCTGGACTCCGACGGCCGGGCCCGCATGGTCGACGTCAGCGGGAAGAGCGAGACCACGCGCACCGCGGTCGCCGCCGGGTCCCTACGGACGACTCGGGACGTGATCGCCCTGGTGCGTGCCGACGGCATGCCGAAGGCCGATGTCCTGTCGACCGCGCGCATCGCCGGCATCGCCGGAGCGAAGCGGACGTCCGATCTCATTCCGCTGTGCCATCCGCTTCCGCTGTCCTCGGTCGCGGTGTCCTTCGGCTTCACCGACGACACGATCACGATAGAGGCCACAGCCGTCACGACCGGGCGGACGGGCGTCGAGATGGAAGCACTGACGGCGGTGTCCATCGCCGGGCTCACGCTGCACGACATGGTCAAGGCCGTGGATCCGGCAGCGTCGATCGAGTCGGTGCGTCTGATCCGCAAGGAGGGTGGCAAGCGCGGCGTGTGGACGCGCGACGACCACCAGCCCGACACCTCCTCCACAGCAACGCCTCTCGGTGATCGAACTGCGGTCGTCGTCGTCGCGTCCACCGGCGGCGCAGCCGGGACGCGCGAGGACACCACGGGACCGCGCATCGTGTCGTGGCTCGGTGACCGCGGTTTCGACGTTCGGGGGCCTCTCGTGGTGGCAGACGCCGACGTGGCCGCGGGCTTACGAGACGCCCTCACCGGCGGACCCGCCCTGATCATCAGCACCGGCGGCACGGGCGTCTCCCCCACCGACGCCACACCCGACGCCACCCGGCCACTGCTCGACCGCGAACTACCCGGCGTCGCGGAGGAGATCCGACGTACGGGACTGGCAGCCACCGTGCACGCCTCGATCAGCCGCGGGTTGGTGGGCGTCGCTGGGAAGACAGTGATCGTGAACCTGCCCGGATCACCAGGCGGAGTGAAGGACGGACTGACGGTGCTGGATCCAATCGTGGACCATCTCGTCGCCCAGGTACGCGGAGGCGGTGCTCACGAATGA
- a CDS encoding molybdopterin molybdotransferase MoeA, whose protein sequence is MGHAHTTSARSVEDHAVRIDEMITRAWSARPPETVPLTDALGRVTHADIEALIDVPNFRNSQMDGYAVDAESVARVPVTLPVTGVLAAGDAGDERHRSGTARKIMTGAPVPEGADAVIPVEDTEMDGDGVRILGSRRSGEYVREQGSDIAAGSVVVPAGTTLGPRHLGALTAVGRSDVTVRPRLRVAVIATGAELVEAGSALGPGQLYDSNGLTLATSVTADGAVVTFRGRSTDTADEFSAMLSEAAENADVIITSGGVSMGDFEVVRDVLGPRGGTFTHVAMQPGGPQGWTDLDGTPVISFPGNPVSTLVSYLVFARPAIRRLSGLPDATVTERIADEAVRSLPGRRQFLRGRLTETGVVVSSGPGSHLVVSMAAADVLVDVPADTVEVPAGNSVRVWPL, encoded by the coding sequence ATGGGCCATGCGCACACGACGTCGGCACGCTCGGTCGAGGATCACGCCGTTCGGATCGACGAGATGATCACCCGCGCGTGGTCCGCTCGCCCCCCGGAGACGGTTCCGCTCACCGATGCGCTCGGCCGCGTGACGCACGCGGACATCGAGGCCCTCATCGACGTCCCCAACTTCCGGAACTCCCAGATGGACGGATACGCGGTCGACGCGGAATCGGTTGCCCGCGTACCGGTCACACTGCCGGTCACCGGCGTTCTCGCCGCCGGCGATGCCGGGGACGAACGGCATCGGTCGGGCACGGCACGCAAGATCATGACCGGCGCTCCGGTACCCGAGGGCGCCGACGCGGTGATCCCCGTCGAGGACACCGAGATGGACGGGGACGGTGTCCGCATCCTCGGCTCACGGCGCTCGGGTGAGTACGTGCGGGAGCAGGGCAGCGACATCGCGGCGGGGTCGGTCGTCGTCCCGGCCGGCACGACGCTCGGCCCCCGTCACCTCGGCGCTCTCACGGCCGTCGGCCGATCCGACGTCACCGTCCGCCCCCGGCTGCGGGTCGCGGTCATCGCGACCGGCGCCGAACTCGTCGAGGCGGGCAGTGCACTCGGACCCGGTCAGCTGTACGACTCGAACGGTCTCACGCTCGCGACCTCGGTGACCGCGGACGGCGCCGTGGTGACGTTCCGCGGCCGCAGTACCGACACCGCCGACGAGTTCTCCGCGATGCTGTCCGAGGCCGCCGAGAACGCGGACGTGATCATCACCTCGGGGGGTGTGTCGATGGGCGACTTCGAGGTGGTCCGGGACGTGCTCGGCCCCCGCGGGGGAACCTTCACCCACGTCGCGATGCAGCCCGGTGGGCCGCAGGGGTGGACCGACCTCGACGGCACCCCGGTGATCAGCTTCCCCGGCAATCCCGTGAGCACCCTGGTGTCCTACCTCGTCTTCGCCCGTCCAGCGATCCGGAGGCTCTCGGGCCTCCCCGACGCGACCGTCACCGAGCGCATCGCCGACGAGGCAGTCCGATCCCTGCCCGGACGGCGTCAGTTCCTGCGGGGCCGACTCACGGAGACCGGCGTCGTGGTGTCGTCCGGACCGGGGTCGCACCTGGTGGTGTCGATGGCCGCCGCGGATGTCCTGGTCGACGTCCCCGCGGACACCGTCGAGGTGCCCGCGGGCAACAGTGTGCGAGTGTGGCCGCTGTGA
- the moaA gene encoding GTP 3',8-cyclase MoaA — MTTVSMGIPSLPGVVRAPSMVGRPDVPHLLDSFGRIARDLRISVTEKCSLRCTYCMPAEGLPNLEFEQLLTAQEIARLVGVADRLLGVREVRFTGGEPLVRKDIVDIIALTSQHAPGVELSMTTNGIGLERRAERLREAGLTRVNVSLDTIDRKHFASLTRRDRLPAVLGGIDGALAAGLTPVKINAVLMRETLHGAQDLVQWCLDRGVDLRFIEQMPLDADREWARSTMVSAAELLDLLGERFTLTEIGRTDPSAPAEEWTVNGGPATVGIIASVTRSFCADCDRTRLTAEGTVRSCLFSDSETDLRVALRGGATDEEIADLWRGAMWNKWAGHGMEREDFVPPERSMGAIGG; from the coding sequence ATGACGACGGTGAGCATGGGAATTCCCAGCCTGCCCGGTGTCGTGCGCGCGCCGTCCATGGTCGGCCGTCCGGACGTTCCGCACCTGCTGGACAGTTTCGGTCGCATCGCGCGGGACCTGCGCATCTCGGTCACCGAGAAGTGCTCGCTGCGATGCACCTACTGCATGCCGGCCGAGGGGCTGCCGAACCTGGAGTTCGAACAACTGCTCACTGCGCAGGAGATCGCCCGCCTCGTCGGCGTCGCCGATCGACTCCTCGGTGTGCGCGAGGTCCGCTTCACCGGCGGCGAGCCGTTGGTCCGCAAGGACATCGTGGACATCATCGCCCTGACCTCTCAGCACGCACCCGGTGTCGAACTGTCGATGACCACCAACGGCATCGGCCTCGAACGCCGAGCGGAGCGTCTTCGCGAGGCGGGTCTGACCCGGGTCAACGTCTCTCTCGACACGATCGACCGCAAGCACTTCGCATCGTTGACCCGGCGGGACCGGTTGCCCGCCGTGCTCGGCGGCATCGACGGGGCCCTGGCGGCCGGACTGACGCCGGTCAAGATCAACGCCGTTCTCATGCGCGAGACTCTGCACGGCGCTCAGGACCTGGTGCAGTGGTGCCTGGACCGAGGTGTCGATCTGCGGTTCATCGAGCAGATGCCGCTCGACGCCGACCGGGAGTGGGCGCGCTCGACGATGGTGTCGGCGGCGGAACTGCTCGATCTGCTCGGGGAGCGGTTCACGCTCACCGAGATCGGCCGCACCGATCCGTCCGCGCCCGCCGAGGAGTGGACCGTGAACGGTGGCCCCGCCACGGTGGGCATCATCGCCTCGGTCACCCGGTCCTTCTGCGCCGACTGCGACCGGACCCGGTTGACGGCGGAGGGGACCGTGCGGTCCTGCCTGTTCAGCGACTCCGAGACCGATCTGCGGGTGGCGTTGCGCGGGGGTGCGACCGACGAGGAGATCGCGGACCTCTGGCGTGGAGCGATGTGGAACAAGTGGGCCGGCCACGGGATGGAACGTGAGGACTTCGTGCCGCCGGAACGCTCGATGGGTGCCATCGGTGGTTGA
- a CDS encoding MoaD/ThiS family protein, translating to MTVDVRYFAGAADAAGTTQESYDLRVGATVADVKSALRGRHGQKLNRVLDVAVFLIGDEMVRDEAYPVGSRIDVLPPFAGG from the coding sequence GTGACTGTGGACGTGCGGTACTTCGCGGGGGCCGCGGACGCTGCGGGCACCACGCAGGAGTCGTACGACCTGAGGGTCGGCGCGACCGTGGCGGACGTGAAGTCGGCGCTGCGTGGACGCCACGGGCAGAAATTGAATCGTGTGCTGGACGTGGCGGTGTTCCTCATCGGCGACGAGATGGTCCGCGACGAGGCCTACCCCGTCGGTTCCCGGATCGACGTCCTCCCGCCCTTCGCCGGCGGCTAG
- a CDS encoding fructosamine kinase family protein: MAFVKRREDAHPDFFAAEAAGLRWLADGGAPTVDVLEVAADHIVLERLDSVRPTPDAARRFGALLARTHDSGAPRFGSPPAGFDGTLFIGSRTMSSVEHDRWGEFYAQERVLPYLRVAVDAGTVTRDEADLVERACSVVADGSFDSTDPPARLHGDLWTGNVLWTPGGVTLIDPAAHGGHRETDLAMLSLFGCPHLEHLLDGYQEQHELAPGAEERVPLHQLHPLAVHAAGHGRSYGVALADAATRTLALA; the protein is encoded by the coding sequence ATGGCGTTCGTCAAACGGCGTGAGGACGCGCATCCCGACTTCTTCGCCGCCGAGGCTGCAGGTCTGCGGTGGCTCGCCGACGGGGGAGCGCCTACGGTCGACGTCCTCGAGGTCGCGGCCGACCACATCGTTCTCGAACGCCTCGACTCCGTCCGGCCGACGCCGGACGCTGCTCGCCGCTTCGGCGCACTGCTCGCCCGCACCCACGACAGCGGTGCCCCCCGGTTCGGCTCGCCGCCTGCAGGTTTCGACGGAACGCTGTTCATCGGATCGCGCACCATGTCGTCGGTGGAGCACGACCGCTGGGGTGAGTTCTACGCGCAGGAACGGGTGCTGCCGTATCTCCGTGTCGCGGTCGACGCCGGCACGGTCACGCGGGACGAGGCCGACCTCGTGGAGCGTGCCTGCTCCGTCGTCGCGGACGGGTCGTTCGACTCGACCGACCCTCCGGCGCGTCTGCACGGCGACCTGTGGACCGGCAACGTGCTCTGGACGCCCGGCGGCGTGACGCTCATCGACCCCGCGGCGCACGGCGGACACCGCGAGACGGACCTCGCGATGCTGTCTCTCTTCGGCTGTCCGCACCTCGAGCACCTTCTCGACGGCTATCAGGAGCAGCACGAGCTCGCTCCGGGTGCCGAGGAACGGGTGCCTCTGCATCAGCTGCATCCCCTCGCCGTGCACGCGGCGGGTCACGGCCGGAGCTACGGCGTGGCACTGGCCGACGCCGCGACGCGAACCCTCGCGCTGGCCTGA
- a CDS encoding TetR/AcrR family transcriptional regulator, whose product MTHAPLPMAADDSERCDAARNRRLLLDAAIGLVDERGADSVTMDAVAARAGVGKGTVFRRFGSRAGLMFALLDHTETELQQAFLFGPPPLGPGAPPLDRLVAFGRARLDLVAVQGEVLRAAENSPVSRFSAPAHAVGLTHVSTLLRQIGVSGDVTLLAYALLAPLEATLVLHLQRDAGMTTERLADGWEDLARRIASA is encoded by the coding sequence GTGACACATGCCCCTCTGCCGATGGCGGCCGACGACAGCGAGCGCTGCGACGCCGCGCGCAACCGCCGTCTGCTCCTCGACGCCGCGATCGGGCTGGTCGACGAGCGCGGAGCGGACTCCGTCACCATGGACGCCGTGGCAGCCCGCGCAGGTGTGGGCAAGGGCACCGTGTTCCGTCGGTTCGGCAGTCGTGCGGGTCTGATGTTCGCTCTTCTGGACCACACCGAGACCGAACTCCAACAGGCCTTCCTCTTCGGTCCTCCCCCGCTGGGCCCCGGCGCACCACCGCTCGATCGACTCGTCGCGTTCGGCCGTGCCCGCCTCGACCTGGTCGCCGTGCAGGGTGAGGTGCTGCGGGCAGCCGAGAACTCGCCCGTCTCGCGCTTCTCCGCGCCCGCCCACGCCGTCGGCCTGACCCACGTGAGCACACTGCTGCGGCAGATCGGCGTGTCGGGTGATGTCACGTTGCTGGCCTACGCGCTGCTCGCCCCGCTCGAGGCCACTCTGGTGCTGCACCTGCAACGCGACGCCGGAATGACCACCGAGCGCCTCGCCGACGGCTGGGAGGATCTCGCCCGCCGCATCGCCTCCGCCTGA
- a CDS encoding NAD(P)H-dependent oxidoreductase has translation MSRVIALVGSLRAASITRRLAETAASVAPEGVEVVIHEGLGDLPFYNEDIDTPESVASLDTVTALRAAVQHADAVLLLTPEYNGTIPAVLKNAIDWLSRPYGSGAISTKPTAVISSSPSSNGARWAKEDTEKAARIAGASVLDDVDLAIGGVVAAIDGGHPRDNSQIAADIAEVVTALTRAELVDA, from the coding sequence ATGAGCCGCGTCATCGCACTCGTCGGCAGCCTCCGCGCCGCCTCCATCACCCGTCGTCTCGCCGAGACCGCCGCGTCCGTCGCACCCGAGGGCGTCGAGGTCGTCATTCACGAGGGCCTCGGAGACCTTCCGTTCTACAACGAGGACATCGACACCCCCGAGTCGGTCGCCTCGCTCGACACCGTGACCGCTCTGCGCGCGGCCGTCCAGCACGCCGACGCCGTGTTGCTGCTCACGCCCGAGTACAACGGCACCATCCCCGCAGTACTCAAGAACGCCATCGACTGGCTCTCCCGCCCCTACGGCAGCGGCGCCATCTCCACCAAGCCGACCGCCGTCATCAGTTCCTCGCCGAGCTCGAACGGCGCCCGGTGGGCCAAGGAGGACACGGAGAAGGCGGCGCGGATCGCCGGCGCGAGCGTGCTCGACGACGTCGATCTCGCCATCGGTGGCGTGGTGGCCGCGATCGACGGGGGCCATCCCCGTGACAACTCACAGATCGCCGCGGACATCGCCGAGGTAGTCACGGCGCTCACCCGCGCGGAGCTCGTCGACGCCTGA
- a CDS encoding redoxin NrdH, producing MSATTVTVYTKPACVQCKATYRALDKEGIEYDVIDISQDPEARDYVMALGYLQAPVVVAGEDHWSGFRPDRIKTLVTAAA from the coding sequence ATGAGCGCCACCACCGTCACCGTCTACACCAAGCCCGCCTGCGTGCAGTGCAAGGCCACGTACCGCGCTCTCGACAAAGAGGGCATCGAGTACGACGTCATCGACATCTCGCAGGATCCCGAGGCACGTGACTACGTCATGGCGCTCGGCTACCTGCAGGCACCTGTCGTCGTCGCAGGCGAGGACCACTGGTCCGGCTTCCGTCCCGACCGCATCAAGACCCTCGTCACCGCCGCTGCCTGA
- the nrdI gene encoding class Ib ribonucleoside-diphosphate reductase assembly flavoprotein NrdI: MSESLVYFSSVSENTHRFVEKLEIPATRIPVRYPRDDVEIDRPYVLILPTYGGGTTALGRDTSYVPKPVIRFLNNEHNRSLIRAVIAAGNTNFGDSYCFAGDVVSAKCQVPFLYRFEVMGTPEDVERVRTGLAEFWDRLDATCTI; the protein is encoded by the coding sequence GTGTCCGAATCGCTGGTCTACTTCTCGAGCGTCTCGGAGAACACCCACCGGTTCGTGGAGAAGCTCGAGATCCCCGCGACGCGCATCCCCGTTCGCTATCCCCGCGACGACGTGGAGATCGACCGTCCGTACGTCCTGATCCTCCCGACCTACGGCGGCGGCACCACCGCGCTGGGGCGCGACACGAGTTACGTCCCCAAGCCCGTCATCCGGTTCCTCAACAACGAGCACAACCGGTCCCTCATTCGCGCCGTCATCGCCGCGGGCAACACCAACTTCGGCGATTCGTACTGTTTCGCCGGGGACGTGGTCTCGGCAAAATGTCAGGTCCCGTTCCTCTATCGCTTCGAAGTCATGGGTACCCCGGAGGACGTGGAGCGGGTCCGCACCGGACTCGCCGAGTTCTGGGACCGGCTCGACGCGACCTGCACCATCTGA